AGCGGTATTGGCTGGATCAAGGCCTGGGGCACGGTTGACGGGTACTTCTGGAACTCGATCAAGATCACCGTTCCGGCGGTAATGATCTCCACGGCCATCGGTGCGTTGAACGGCTATGTGCTGTCGATGTGGCGCTTTCGCGGCTCGCAGTTGTTCTTCGGCCTGCTGCTGTTCGGTTGCTTCCTGCCATTCCAGACGGTCCTGCTGCCGGCCTCGTTCACCCTCGGCAAGATGGGCCTGGCCAGCACGACGACAGGCCTGGTGTTCGTGCACGTGGTCTACGGCCTGGCGTTCACCACGCTGTTTTTCCGTAACTACTACGTCAGCGTTCCCGATGCACTGGTGAAAGCGGCGCGGCTCGATGGCGCGGGGTTCTTCACCATCTTCCGCTTGATCATTTTGCCGATGTCCACCCCGATCATCATGGTCTGCCTGATCTGGCAGTTCACTCAGATCTGGAACGACTTCCTGTTCGGCGTGGTGTTCTCAAGCGGTGACTCGCAACCCATTACGGTGGCGTTGAACAACTTGGTCAACACCAGTACCGGGGCCAAGGAATACAACGTTGATATGGCGGCGGCAATGATCGCCGGGTTGCCAACCCTGCTGGTCTATGTGGTCGCAGGTAAGTATTTCGTGCGCGGGCTGACGGCCGGCGCAGTCAAGGGGTAATCATGGCTACGCTCGAACTTCGCAATGTAAACAAAACCTATGGCCCCGGCCTGCCGGACACCCTCAAGAACATTGAGCTGTCGATCAAGGACGGTGAATTCCTGATTCTTGTGGGCCCTTCGGGTTGCGGTAAATCGACCCTGATGAATTGCATCGCCGGTCTTGAGACCATCACCGGCGGCGCGATCATGATCGGTGACCAGGACGTCAGCGGCATGAGCCCCAAAGACCGCGACATCGCCATGGTGTTCCAGTCCTACGCGCTGTACCCGACCATGAGCGTGCGCGAAAACATCGCGTTCGGTTTGAAGATCCGCAAGATGCCTGCCGCCGACATCGACGCGGAAGTCGCTCGTGTGGCCAAGCTGTTGCAAATCGAACACCTGCTCAACCGCAAGCCGGGTCAGCTCTCCGGTGGTCAGCAACAGCGCGTGGCCATGGGCCGGGCGTTGGCTCGTCGGCCGAAGATCTACCTGTTCGACGAACCGCTGTCCAACCTCGACGCCAAGCTGCGGGTCGAGATGCGCACAGAAATGAAACTGATGCACCAGCGCTTGAAAACCACCACGGTCTACGTGACCCACGACCAGATCGAAGCGATGACCCTGGGCGACAAAGTGGCGGTGATGAAGGACGGGATTATCCAGCAGTTCGGTACGCCGAAAGACATCTACAACAACCCGGCCAACCTGTTCGTGGCGAGCTTCATCGGTTCGCCGCCGATGAACTTCATCCCCCTGCGTTTGCAGCGCAAGGACGGCCGTCTGTTGGCGCTGCTCGACAGCGGTCAGGCGCGCTGCGAATTGCCGCTGGGCATGCAGGATGCCGGTCTCGAAGACCGCGAAGTGATCCTCGGCATGCGCCCGGAGCAAATCGTGCTGGCGAACGGCGAAGCCAACGGCCTGCCGACCATCCGCGCCGAAGTGCAGGTCACCGAACCGACCGGTCCCGACACCCTGGTATTCGTCAATCTCAACGACACCAAGGTCTGCTGCCGTCTGGCACCGGACGTCGCACCAGCCCCGGGCGAGACCCTGACGCTGCAATTCGATCCATCGAAAGTGCTGCTGTTCGATGCCAAGACCGGTGAGCGTCTGGGCGTTGCCGGCCTGCCAAAAACCGAAGCTCACAGCGCCAACGTGGCCCAGTTCAAAGGCCGCTGAAGATCAAATGTGGGAGCGAGCAAGCCCGCTCTCACAGGGGGGATTAGTGGCGGATGGAGACATCCGTCGCAATCGATGTAAACCGCGTTAGATAAAAACAGTTAATAACAATAAAACGAGGATGTAGGGATGAAGAAGAAGAACAACGCTCAGCTGATCTGCCAATTGTCAGCGGTTGCGGCGATGATGCTGGCCGGTAGCGTACACGCGGCTGACGCGTTCAGTGCCGATTCCCAGTGGATGACGGGGGACTGGGGTGGCGAGCGGACCAAGCTGATCGAGCAAGGTATCGACATCAAGGCCGACTATGTCGGTGAAGTGGGCGCCAACCTGCACGGCGGCTACAACGACGACAAAACGGCGCGTTACGCCGACCAGTTTGGTCTGGGCGTGGCGCTGGACCTGCAAAAACTGTGGGGCTGGGATAACACCCAGGCCAAGATCCAGCTCACCAACCGTAACGGTCAGAACATCTCCAATGACCGTGTCGGCGACCCGCGTGCCGGCACCTTGAGCTCCTCCCAGGAAGTCTACGGCCGTGGCCACATGGTCCGTCTGACCCAGCTGTGGATCAAGCACCAGTTCCTCGACGGGAAACTGGACGTCAAGGCTGGTTACTTCGGCGAAGGCGAAGACTTCAACACCTTCCCTTGCGAGTTCCAGAACCTGGCATTCTGCGGTTCCCAGGCGGGTAACTGGGCGACCGGTATCTGGTACAACTGGCCGGTCATGCAGGCAGCGGTTCGCGTGAAGTACAACATCACGCCTGAGTTCTATGCGCAGATCGGCGCGTACAACCAGAACCCATCGCAACTTGAGCACGGTAACGGTTTCAAGCTCAGCGGCAGTGGCACCAAAGGCACCGTCTTGCCGGTTGAATTGGTCTGGTCGCCGAAGGTCAACAACCTGCCGGGCGAATACCGTGTCGGTTACTACAAGAGCACGGCCGACGCCAATGACGTCCGTAAAGACGACAACGGCAATGATGCAGCGACCACCGGCAATGCCTATCGCAGCCATGACAGCAAGCACGGTTACTGGTTCGTGGCGCAGCAACAACTGACCACCCATAACGGTGATGCTTCGCGCGGTCTGAACATCGCGGCCAACGCCACCTTCCACGACAAGGACACCAACTTCGTCGACAACTACCAGTCGCTGATGTTTGTTTACAAGGGCCCGTTCGATGCGCGTCCAAAAGACGACGTCGGGATCGGTTTCTCCCGTATCCATGTCAACGATGACGTGAAGAAAAACTCCGAGTTGGTCAACGCCGCCAATGGTGTCACCGACTACAACGATCCACTGTTCGCGCCACTGCGCAGCACCGAGTACAACTACGAGATCAACTACGGTTTCCACGTTACCAACTGGCTGACGGTGCGTCCTAACTTGCAATACATCACTCACCCGGGTGGTGT
The Pseudomonas sp. GR 6-02 genome window above contains:
- a CDS encoding carbohydrate ABC transporter permease, whose product is MTSFAAKPAISLSRIAIYGVLLLAVLLYLIPLVVMLLTSFKTPEDINSGNLLSWPTVVSGIGWIKAWGTVDGYFWNSIKITVPAVMISTAIGALNGYVLSMWRFRGSQLFFGLLLFGCFLPFQTVLLPASFTLGKMGLASTTTGLVFVHVVYGLAFTTLFFRNYYVSVPDALVKAARLDGAGFFTIFRLIILPMSTPIIMVCLIWQFTQIWNDFLFGVVFSSGDSQPITVALNNLVNTSTGAKEYNVDMAAAMIAGLPTLLVYVVAGKYFVRGLTAGAVKG
- a CDS encoding carbohydrate porin, encoding MKKKNNAQLICQLSAVAAMMLAGSVHAADAFSADSQWMTGDWGGERTKLIEQGIDIKADYVGEVGANLHGGYNDDKTARYADQFGLGVALDLQKLWGWDNTQAKIQLTNRNGQNISNDRVGDPRAGTLSSSQEVYGRGHMVRLTQLWIKHQFLDGKLDVKAGYFGEGEDFNTFPCEFQNLAFCGSQAGNWATGIWYNWPVMQAAVRVKYNITPEFYAQIGAYNQNPSQLEHGNGFKLSGSGTKGTVLPVELVWSPKVNNLPGEYRVGYYKSTADANDVRKDDNGNDAATTGNAYRSHDSKHGYWFVAQQQLTTHNGDASRGLNIAANATFHDKDTNFVDNYQSLMFVYKGPFDARPKDDVGIGFSRIHVNDDVKKNSELVNAANGVTDYNDPLFAPLRSTEYNYEINYGFHVTNWLTVRPNLQYITHPGGVDEVDNALVAGLKIQSVF
- a CDS encoding ABC transporter ATP-binding protein; this translates as MATLELRNVNKTYGPGLPDTLKNIELSIKDGEFLILVGPSGCGKSTLMNCIAGLETITGGAIMIGDQDVSGMSPKDRDIAMVFQSYALYPTMSVRENIAFGLKIRKMPAADIDAEVARVAKLLQIEHLLNRKPGQLSGGQQQRVAMGRALARRPKIYLFDEPLSNLDAKLRVEMRTEMKLMHQRLKTTTVYVTHDQIEAMTLGDKVAVMKDGIIQQFGTPKDIYNNPANLFVASFIGSPPMNFIPLRLQRKDGRLLALLDSGQARCELPLGMQDAGLEDREVILGMRPEQIVLANGEANGLPTIRAEVQVTEPTGPDTLVFVNLNDTKVCCRLAPDVAPAPGETLTLQFDPSKVLLFDAKTGERLGVAGLPKTEAHSANVAQFKGR